From Verrucomicrobiota bacterium, a single genomic window includes:
- a CDS encoding tetratricopeptide repeat protein produces the protein MASLQEQYDEAMFAFSQDDYDAAIATLKRVLAEDPAHFDAQLSLGMAYYRKGDYASAITEGHKAEKLRPNDQLVHTNLSLFYMKSGDKKTAEHHGLQARIASWKENMSPPDAARSGDPELQMAAPKPPPVKLPTKFPDMPWKKKPPLGGGPAK, from the coding sequence ATGGCTTCCCTCCAGGAACAATACGACGAGGCGATGTTCGCCTTCAGCCAGGACGACTACGATGCCGCCATCGCCACGTTGAAACGCGTGCTGGCGGAAGACCCGGCTCATTTTGATGCGCAGCTCTCGCTCGGCATGGCGTATTATCGCAAGGGCGATTATGCGAGCGCGATTACGGAAGGACATAAAGCGGAAAAGCTCCGGCCCAACGACCAACTCGTGCACACCAACCTCTCGCTCTTTTACATGAAGAGCGGCGACAAAAAAACCGCTGAACACCACGGTTTGCAAGCGCGCATCGCGTCCTGGAAGGAAAACATGTCGCCGCCCGACGCCGCCAGGTCCGGTGATCCCGAACTGCAAATGGCCGCGCCGAAACCGCCGCCGGTCAAACTGCCGACAAAATTTCCCGACATGCCGTGGAAAAAGAAGCCGCCCCTTGGCGGCGGCCCGGCAAAATGA